A region from the Metopolophium dirhodum isolate CAU chromosome 9, ASM1992520v1, whole genome shotgun sequence genome encodes:
- the LOC132952938 gene encoding uncharacterized protein LOC132952938: MKDLSNTKFAVANIGSTVRIKIPDVDRGKGDPRSIIAVVLKLTDDGFYQLGCNDGVLKQLYSRSQFTVCSENLLAVEAVPNESITLRSAATAQSLGTGQGFFKCTCTKKCDTKRCVCRKKEVLCNSKCHNSLTCTNK, from the exons ATGAAAGATTTATCAAATACTAAATTTGCGGTTGCTAATATTGGTTCTACAGTGCGTATCAAAATTCCCGATGTTGATAGAGGAAAGGGTGATCCTCGTTCAATTATTgcagttgttttaaaattaactgacgATGGGTTTTATCAACTGGGATGCAATGAtg gAGTGTTAAAACAACTATACTCTCGATCCCAGTTCACAGTATGTTCAGAAAATTTGTTAGCTGTAGAAGCTGTTCCAAATGAAAGTATTACATTAAGATCTGCGGCAACTGCGCAGTCACTGGGAACTGGTCAGGGTTTTTTTAAATGCACTTGTACCAAAAAATGTGACACAAAGCGATGTGTTTGTAGAAAAAAAGAGGTGTTGTGCAACTCTAAATGCCATAATAGCCTTacatgtacaaataaataa